The Streptomyces laurentii region ACCCGGCCGCCGGTTCCCTCCCGACCCGCGCCGAGACCCGCGATCAGCTGTCGAGGGCGACGTACGACCTCCTGGTGATCGGCGGCGGCATCCTGGGCATCTCCACCGCCTGGCACGCCGCGCAGTCCGGGCTGCGGGTGGCCCTCGTGGACGCCGGCGACTTCGCCGGCGCCACCTCCTCGGCCTCCTCCAAGCTGCTCCACGGCGGCCTGCGCTACCTCCAGACCGGCGCGGTCAAGCTGGTCGCCGAGAACCACTTCGAACGGCGCGCGGTCTCCCGCCAGGTGGCCCCCCACCTGTCCAACCCGCTCACCTTCTACCTGCCCGTCTACAAGGGCGGCCCGCACGGCGCCGCCAAGCTCGGCGCCGGCGTCTTCGCCTACAGCGCCCTGTCCGCCTTCGGCGACGGCGTCGGCCACCTGCTGAGCCCCGCCAAGGCCGCCCAGGACGTGCCGGAGCTGCGCACCGACAACCTCAAGGCCGTCGCCGTCTACGGCGACGACCAGATGAACGACGCCCGCATGGCGCTGATGACGGTCCGCGCCGCCGTCGACGCCGGCGCGGTCGTCCTCAACCACGCCGAGGTCAGCGGGCTGCGCTTCACCCGGGGCCGGGTCACCGGCGCCGAGCTGAAGGACCGGCTGTCCGGCGAGGAGTTCGGCGTCGACGCCCGCCTGGTGCTCAACGCCACCGGCCCGTGGGTCGACCACGTCCGGCGCATGGAGGACCCGAACGCGGCCCCGTCCATCCGGCTGTCCAAGGGCGCGCACCTGGTCCTCAAGCGCACCTCTCCCTGGAACGCGGCCCTGGCCACCCCCATCGACAAGTACCGGATCACCTTCGCCCTCCCCTGGGAGGACATGCTCCTGCTCGGCACCACCGACGAGGAGTACGAGGGCGACCCGGGCGAGGTCGCGGTCAACGACAAGGACATCGCCCAGATCCTGGACGAGGCCGCCTTCTCCATCCGCGACCAGCAGCTCGACCGGTCCCTGATCACCTACGCGTTCGCCGGTCTGCGGGTGCTGCCGGGCGGTCCCGGCGACACGTCGAAGGCCAAGCGCGAGACGGTCGTCACCGAGGGCCGCGGCGGCATGCTGTCGGTGGCCGGCGGCAAGTGGACCACCTTCCGGCACATCGGCCGCACCATCATGAAGAAGCTGGAGGCGCTGCCCGGCCACCCGCTCGGCGACTCGTACGAGCCGGTGTCCGCGCTGCCGAAGCGGCTGCCGCTGCCCGGTATCGCCAACCCGAACGCGGTCGCCCACCGGCTCCTCGTGGACGGTCCGGCGCCCGGCCCGCGGATGTCCGCCGACACCGCCAAGCACCTGGCCACCCACTACGGCTCGCTCTCCTTCGACATCGCCCGCATGGCGAACGAGAACCCGCACCTCGCCGAGCGCATCCACCCGGACGCGCCGGAGATCTGGGCCCAGGTCGCCTACGCGCGCGACCACGAGTGGGCCGAGACCGCCGACGACGTGCTGCGCCGCCGTACCACCCTGACCATCCGCGGCCTGGCCACGGACGAGATCCGGGGCAAGGTGGAGGACATGCTGCGCGGCTGATCCCGCGTGGTGCCGTGAGCAGTATGTAAGGGGCGGTCTCTCTGGAGGCCGCCCCTTACGCGTGAGCGGGCCCGGCCGGCCCCCCGTCGGGCCGTGTGCCGACGGGAGTTCCTGGGTAGTCGATCACAGCCGAGAGGGGCCCCGGGCGATGTCCGAGGGCTGCGGGCGGGCCGCCGCGAAGGCATAAGGTTGGTCCGTACGACACAAACATCGACGAAGGAGGCGCTGGGTGATCGAGCTCGAGGGGGTTCCCGAGCTGATCGACCCGGTCATGGTGGCCGCGTTCGAGGGGTGGAACGACGCCGGTGACGCCGCCTCCGCCGCGGTCGCCCATCTCGACCGGGAATGGAAGGGCGAGGTGTTCGCGGCGCTCGACGCCGAGGACTACTACGACTTCCAGGTCAACCGGCCCACGGTGTGGCTGGACAACGGCGTACGGAAGATCACCTGGCCGACGACCCGGCTGTCCGTGGTGCGGGTCGGCGGCGAGAAGCCCCGCGACCTGGTGCTGGTGCGCGGGATCGAGCCGTCGATGCGCTGGCGTTCGTTCTGCAACGAGCTGCTGGGTTTCGCGCACGAGCTGGGCGTGGAGATGGTGGTGATCCTGGGCGCACTGCTCGGCGACACCCCGCACACCCGTCCGGTTCCGGTCAGCGGTGTCACCTCCGACCCCGATCTGGCCCGCACGATGGACCTGGAGGAGACCCGCTACGAGGGCCCGACGGGCATCGTGGGCATCCTCCAGGAGGCCTGCACGCACGCCGGGGTGCCGGCGGTGAGCCTGTGGGCGGCGGTTCCGCACTACGTGTCGCAGCCGCCGAACCCGAAGGCGACGCTGGCGCTGCTCAACCGGCTGGAGGACCTGATCGGTCTGCACATCCCGCTGGGCGAGCTGCCCGAGGACGCGCGGGCGTGGCAGACGGGCGTGGACCAGCTGGCCGCCGAGGACAGCGAGGTCGCCGAGTACGTGCAGACGCTGGAGGAGGCGCGGGACACGGCCGAGCTGCCGGAGGCGTCCGGCGAGGCCATCGCGCGCGAGTTCGAGCGCTACCTGCGGCGGCGCGAGCCGGGACCGGGCACGGGCGCGGCTCCCGGAGTGGCGACGGAGGGCACCGACCCCTCGTATCTGCGGGACGCCTCCCCTGACCGGACCCGCCCGCCGAAGCCGCAGCAGCCGGGACCGGAGGCGGTGCCGGGCGCGGAGACGGACGAGGCCGCGGAGACGGACGGAACGTCGGAGACGGACGGAGCCGGGGCGGAGACGCCGGAGGCCGAAGCGGAGGCTTCGGGCCCGGACGCCTCCGGCACGGACGCGCCGGGCGCGGAGACGCCGGACAAGGATGCTCCGCGCCCGGACGCGGAGCCGCCCACGGCGGAGGATCCCGAGGGGACCAAGGACGCCGGGGGCTCCGAGAAGCCCACGGACGAAGAGGACTGAGACATACGGATACGGGAGGGGCGGCGCGGCCGTTCCTCCCGTAGCGCAGAGGACACAGCGGCGGGCCGCATCCTGGCATAGGTCAGGATGCGGCCCGCCGTCCATGGCCCGGGTGCCCGCTTACAGGGCGACGCCGAGCAGCGCGTCGACGGCGCGCGAGGCGAGACCGGGGGCGGACTCGTCGGCGCCGCCGCCGGCGGTCTGGAGCGCGGCCCAGCGGTCGACCGCGGCGAGCGCGGCCGGGGTGTCGAGGTCGTCGGCGAGCGCCTCACGCAGCTCCTCGACGAGCGCGTCGGCGGACGGGCCGTCGGGACGCGAGACGGCGGCGCGCCAGCGGCCCAGCCGCTCCACGGCGTCCTGGAGGACCTGGTCGGTCCACTCCCAGTCGGTCCGGTAGTGGTGGGAGAGCAGGGCGAGCCGGATGGCCGCCGGGTCGACGCCGTCCTGGCGGAGCCGGGAGACGAAGACCAGGTTGCCCCTGGACTTCGACATCTTCTCGCCGTCGAGGCCGACCATGCCGGCGTGCACGTACGCCTGGGCCATGGGGAACTCGCCGGTGAGCGCCTGGGCGTGCGAGGCGCCCATCTCGTGGTGCGGGAAGATCAGGTCGGAGCCGCCGCCCTGGATGTCGAAGCCCATGCCGAGGTGCCCGAGGGCGATGGCGACGCACTCGATGTGCCAGCCGGGGCGGCCGGCGCCGAGGCTGGCGCCGTCCCAGCTGGGCTCGCCGTCACGGGCGGCCATCCACAGCATCGGGTCGAGCGGGTTCTTCTTGCCCGGGCGGTCCGGGTCGCCGCCGCGCTCGGCGGACAGGTGGCGCATCAGCGCGGTGTCGTAGTGCGAGACCTCGCCGAAGTGCGGGTCGGCCTCGACGGAGAAGTAGATGTCGCCGTCGAGCTCGTAGGCGGCACCGGAGTCCCGCAGCTGCTCGACCAGCGGGACGATGGCCGGGATGGCCTCGACGGCGCCGACGTACTCCTTCGGCGGCAGCATGCGCAGGGCGGTCATGTCCTCGCGGAACAGGGCGGTCTCGCGCTCGGCGAGGCCGACCCAGTCGATGCCGTCGCGGATCGCGCGCTCCAGGAGGGGGTCGTCCACGTCGGTGACGTTCTGGACGTAGTGAACCTGCCGCTTGGTATCGAGCCACACGCGCTGGACGAGGTCGAACGCGTTGTAGGTCGCCGCGTGACCCATGTGGGTCGCGTCGTACGGCGTGATGCCGCAGACGTACAGGCGGGCGACGGGGCCGGGGGCGAGGGTCACTCGTCCACCGGTCGCGGTGTCGTGAATCCGGAGGTCGCGGCCCTTGCCGGGCAGGGCGGGGACCTCAGAAGCGGGCCAGGCATGCATGTCCTGAGCGTAACCGGACGACGGTTCCGGATACGAACCGCACCCTGGATCTCGTCCTATTAGACGGTCTTGCAGGGGACGCGGGTCCGTGCATACCCCCGAGGGGTCTTTCCGGCGTGAAAGATTTGGCCGGAAAGCATCGCCCCACGGAGTGTGAGGGATGTCTCCCGGACCGCTCAGACCGGGGGCCAGGGGATCGCCGGCCACTGCCCGGTCGGTACGGGGTGCCGGCCGGCCTCGATGAGGACGGCGACCCGTCGGCGCAGCGCGGTCACCTCGGCGTCGGTCAGCAGTCCGGCCAGCCGCTTGGCCAGCGGGGTTCCGGGGGCCAGCCGTTCGCCGAGCACGCCGAGCGCGGCGACGGCCTCGTCGGTGAGCTTCTCCCCCGCCCAGCCCCACAGCAGGGTGCGGAGCTTGTCGTCCACGTGGAACGAGACCCCGTGGTCGATCCCGTACAGCCGACCGTCCGGCGTGGGCAGCAGATGCCCGCCCTTGCGGTCGGAGTTGTTGATCACCGCGTCCAGGACGGCGAGCCGGCGCAGCTGCGGGGTGTCGGCGTGCACGAGGAGCGCCGTGCGGTCCTCGTCGACCTGGGCGGGGCCGACGGCCTTCCAGCCCTCCCCCGCCTCGTCGTCGACGAGGGCGAGCAGCGTCGCCTCCGGGTCGGGCTCGACCCACAGCTGCACCATGCCCTCGCCGTACGGGCCCTCGCGCAGCACGGTCGGCGGGACCAGGTCCCAGCCCATGGCCTCGGACAGCTCGTAGGCGGCGACCTCGCGCCGGGCGAGGGTGCCGTCGGGGAAGTCCCACAGCGGACGCTCGCCCGCCACCGGCTTGTAGACGCAGGCGGCTTCCTCCCCCGCGTACGCGACGGAGCAGTACAGCACCGCGTTGGACGCCTCGCGGATCCGGCCGCGGACGGTCAGCTCACCGCGGGCGAGCAGGTCGAGCACCCCGTCGCCGTCCCGGCCGTCGGGCCGGGACGGCTGCCGCGGGTCCGGTACGAGGCGGTCCTGGTCGCTGCTCATGCGTCGCGGCGGTATCCGTTCTGGCGCGGGCAGACGTGGCCCTCGGGGTCGAGCGGCAGGCTGCACAGCGGGCACGGCGGGCGGCCGGCGTTGACCACGTCCAGGGCGCGCTTGGCGAAGGCCCGGGCCTGGGCGCCGGTGAGCCGGACGCGCAGCATCGGCGGGCCGTTCTCCTCGTCCTGGAGCAGCCGCTCCTCGGCCTCGGCGAGGTCCTCCTCGGAGTCCGCGTCGAGTTCGACGAGCGCCTGCGCCTCGACGATCATGCGCTCTTCCCCGCCGTCCCAGGCGAGGGCCATGGTGCCGACCCGGAACTCCTCCTCGACCGGGGTGTCGAGGGGCGCGGCGTCGGCGTTCTCGGCGAGCGCGACGGCTGGTACGGGGGCGTTGCCGCCGGAGCGCCGGACGACCTCGTCCAGCAGCTCGTCGATCCGCTCGGCGAGCGCCGCGACCTGGCTCTTCTCCAGGGCGACGCTGGTGACCCGGCCGGTCGCGGACGCCTGCAGGAAGAACGTACGGCGGCCAGGCAGCCCGACCGTACCGGCCACGAAACGCTCCGGTGGGTCGTAGAGGAACACCTGACGGGACACGTTCCCGACTCCCTTGGGTCTCGGTGGGCAGCTGTCCCGGTGGGGGCGGCACAGCTGGAGCTACAGCGGCGCGTCCACCCTACTGCGCGTGGGGATCACGGTGCGCCCGCACCGCCTCCGACCTCCGCCGCCCCGCCGTCGGCGGAGCTCTCGCGGGGTGCGAGGGCGTCGAGATCGCCGGTGTCGCCGAGCCGGAGCAGGAAGGGGCGCAGCGGGGTGTAGCGGATCGCGGTGACCGAACAGGGGTCGGCCTGGATCCGCTGGAAGAGGTCGAGGTGCAGGCCGAGGGCGTCGGCGACGAGCGCCTTCACGATGTCGCCGTGGGTGCACATCACATAGGCGGCGTCCTCGCCGTGCTCGGCCTCGATCCGGGAGTTCCAGTCGTGGACGGCGTCCACGGCGCGGGCCTGCATGGCGCGCATGGACTCGCCGCCGGGGAAGGCCGCGGCCGAGGCGTGCGCCTGGACGACCTTCATCAGCGGTTCGTCCATCAGCTCGGCGAGCTTGCGGCCGGACCAGTCGCCGTAGTCGCACTCGTTGATCCGGTCCTCGACGTGCAGGGGAAGTCCGGGGCGGGCGTCGAGCAGCGGCCGTACGGTCTCGCGGCAGCGCTGGAGCGGGCTGGAGACGACGGCGGCGAGGGGCACACGGGCGAGCCGCCCGGGCAGTGCGGCGGCCTGCGCGGTGCCGCGTTCGTCGAGCGCGACGCCGGGCGTGCGGCCCGCGAGCACTCCGGAGGTGTTGGCGGTGGAGCGTCCGTGCCGGACGAGGATCAGCGTGGCCATGCCGGCCAGCCTACGCGCGCGTGGCGGCCGGGACCGCGGGTGCGGGCGACGGGATTGGCCGGGACCGGTCGGGTGCCGGGCGCTGAAGGAGGTCGGCGGCCGGGGCGGAAAAAGGCCGGCGGCCGGGGCGGAAAGAGGCCGGCGGACGGCCCGAGGGGCGGCAGATACGGGAGAGGTGCGGGACAGGGCCGGACGGGGGAGAATACGGCCCGTGATCGTGGACTCAGCCATCTACCGGGACGGGCGCAGGACGTCCGGCCCCGACGACCTCTCGGACGCGCTCGCGGAGGCGCGGGCGACCGGCCACGCGTTCTTGTGGGTGGGACTTCACGAGCCGACGCACGCCGAGTTCGCCCATGTCTCGGAGGAGTTCGCGCTGCATCCGCTGGCGGTCGAGGACGCGCTGAAGGCCCATCAGCGGCCCAAGCTGGAGATCTACGACGACTCGCTGTTCATGGTGCTCAAGCCGGTGGTGTACGACCCGGCGAGCGACCAGGTGTCGTCGGGCGAGCTGATGGTGTTCCTCGGCGACTCGTTCGTGGTGACCGTGCGGCACGGCGAGGGCGCGCCGCTGACGGCGGTACGGCAGCGGCTGGAGGCCGAGCCGGAGGTGCTGCGGCACGGGCCGACCTCGGTGCTCTACGCGATCAGCGACGCGGTCGTGGACCACTACATCGACGTGGCCGGGGAGCTCCAGATCGACCTGGAGGAGCTGGAGGCGGATGTCT contains the following coding sequences:
- a CDS encoding glycerol-3-phosphate dehydrogenase (Anaerobic glycerol-3-phosphate dehydrogenase [Aminoacid transport andmetabolism]; cl17730;~Glycerol-3-phosphate dehydrogenase [Energy production and conversion]; COG0578;~glycerol-3-phosphate dehydrogenase [Streptomyces cattleya NRRL 8057 = DSM46488];~identified by MetaGeneAnnotator; putative), with translation MTTLQSLPSLGMHPAAGSLPTRAETRDQLSRATYDLLVIGGGILGISTAWHAAQSGLRVALVDAGDFAGATSSASSKLLHGGLRYLQTGAVKLVAENHFERRAVSRQVAPHLSNPLTFYLPVYKGGPHGAAKLGAGVFAYSALSAFGDGVGHLLSPAKAAQDVPELRTDNLKAVAVYGDDQMNDARMALMTVRAAVDAGAVVLNHAEVSGLRFTRGRVTGAELKDRLSGEEFGVDARLVLNATGPWVDHVRRMEDPNAAPSIRLSKGAHLVLKRTSPWNAALATPIDKYRITFALPWEDMLLLGTTDEEYEGDPGEVAVNDKDIAQILDEAAFSIRDQQLDRSLITYAFAGLRVLPGGPGDTSKAKRETVVTEGRGGMLSVAGGKWTTFRHIGRTIMKKLEALPGHPLGDSYEPVSALPKRLPLPGIANPNAVAHRLLVDGPAPGPRMSADTAKHLATHYGSLSFDIARMANENPHLAERIHPDAPEIWAQVAYARDHEWAETADDVLRRRTTLTIRGLATDEIRGKVEDMLRG
- a CDS encoding PAC2 domain containing protein (PAC2 domain containing protein [Streptomyces fulvissimus DSM40593];~PAC2 family; pfam09754;~identified by MetaGeneAnnotator; putative;~supfam:PIRSF028754 UCP028754; UniProt-pubmed:11572948; UniProt-pubmed:21463507; UniProt-pubmed:18375553; UniProt-pubmed:20581206; UniProt-pubmed:12000953; UniProt-pubmed:20064060; UniProt-pubmed:21551298), producing the protein MIELEGVPELIDPVMVAAFEGWNDAGDAASAAVAHLDREWKGEVFAALDAEDYYDFQVNRPTVWLDNGVRKITWPTTRLSVVRVGGEKPRDLVLVRGIEPSMRWRSFCNELLGFAHELGVEMVVILGALLGDTPHTRPVPVSGVTSDPDLARTMDLEETRYEGPTGIVGILQEACTHAGVPAVSLWAAVPHYVSQPPNPKATLALLNRLEDLIGLHIPLGELPEDARAWQTGVDQLAAEDSEVAEYVQTLEEARDTAELPEASGEAIAREFERYLRRREPGPGTGAAPGVATEGTDPSYLRDASPDRTRPPKPQQPGPEAVPGAETDEAAETDGTSETDGAGAETPEAEAEASGPDASGTDAPGAETPDKDAPRPDAEPPTAEDPEGTKDAGGSEKPTDEED
- a CDS encoding cysteinyl-tRNA synthetase (Anticodon-binding domain of class Ia aminoacyl tRNAsynthetases and similar domains; cl12020;~Evidence 3 : Function proposed based on presence of conserved amino acid motif, structural feature or limited homology;~HIGH motif;~KMSKS motif;~anticodon binding site;~cysteinyl-tRNA synthetase [Streptomyces cattleya NRRL 8057 = DSM46488];~cysteinyl-tRNA synthetase; Provisional;~identified by MetaGeneAnnotator; putative;~nucleotide binding site [chemical binding];~nucleotidyl transferase superfamily; cl00015;~tRNA binding surface [nucleotide binding]), whose translation is MHAWPASEVPALPGKGRDLRIHDTATGGRVTLAPGPVARLYVCGITPYDATHMGHAATYNAFDLVQRVWLDTKRQVHYVQNVTDVDDPLLERAIRDGIDWVGLAERETALFREDMTALRMLPPKEYVGAVEAIPAIVPLVEQLRDSGAAYELDGDIYFSVEADPHFGEVSHYDTALMRHLSAERGGDPDRPGKKNPLDPMLWMAARDGEPSWDGASLGAGRPGWHIECVAIALGHLGMGFDIQGGGSDLIFPHHEMGASHAQALTGEFPMAQAYVHAGMVGLDGEKMSKSRGNLVFVSRLRQDGVDPAAIRLALLSHHYRTDWEWTDQVLQDAVERLGRWRAAVSRPDGPSADALVEELREALADDLDTPAALAAVDRWAALQTAGGGADESAPGLASRAVDALLGVAL
- a CDS encoding phosphatidylinositol 3-and 4-kinase (Phosphoinositide 3-kinase (PI3K)-like family, catalytic domain; The PI3K-like catalytic domain family is part of a larger superfamily that includes the catalytic domains of other kinases such as the typical serine/threonine/tyrosine protein kinases (PKs); cl00119;~identified by MetaGeneAnnotator; putative;~phosphatidylinositol 3-and 4-kinase [Streptomyces pristinaespiralis ATCC25486]) gives rise to the protein MSSDQDRLVPDPRQPSRPDGRDGDGVLDLLARGELTVRGRIREASNAVLYCSVAYAGEEAACVYKPVAGERPLWDFPDGTLARREVAAYELSEAMGWDLVPPTVLREGPYGEGMVQLWVEPDPEATLLALVDDEAGEGWKAVGPAQVDEDRTALLVHADTPQLRRLAVLDAVINNSDRKGGHLLPTPDGRLYGIDHGVSFHVDDKLRTLLWGWAGEKLTDEAVAALGVLGERLAPGTPLAKRLAGLLTDAEVTALRRRVAVLIEAGRHPVPTGQWPAIPWPPV
- a CDS encoding hypothetical protein (Hypothetical protein XNR_5162 [Streptomyces albus J1074];~conserved hypothetical protein;~identified by MetaGeneAnnotator; putative), whose amino-acid sequence is MSRQVFLYDPPERFVAGTVGLPGRRTFFLQASATGRVTSVALEKSQVAALAERIDELLDEVVRRSGGNAPVPAVALAENADAAPLDTPVEEEFRVGTMALAWDGGEERMIVEAQALVELDADSEEDLAEAEERLLQDEENGPPMLRVRLTGAQARAFAKRALDVVNAGRPPCPLCSLPLDPEGHVCPRQNGYRRDA
- a CDS encoding phosphatase (Histidine phosphatase domain found in phosphoglycerate mutases and related proteins, mostly phosphatases; contains a His residue which is phosphorylated during the reaction; cd07067;~catalytic core [active];~identified by MetaGeneAnnotator; putative;~phosphatase [Streptomyces cattleya NRRL 8057 = DSM46488]), with the protein product MATLILVRHGRSTANTSGVLAGRTPGVALDERGTAQAAALPGRLARVPLAAVVSSPLQRCRETVRPLLDARPGLPLHVEDRINECDYGDWSGRKLAELMDEPLMKVVQAHASAAAFPGGESMRAMQARAVDAVHDWNSRIEAEHGEDAAYVMCTHGDIVKALVADALGLHLDLFQRIQADPCSVTAIRYTPLRPFLLRLGDTGDLDALAPRESSADGGAAEVGGGAGAP
- a CDS encoding ion transport protein (Heterokaryon incompatibility protein (HET); pfam06985;~Mg2+ and Co2+ transporters [Inorganicion transport andmetabolism]; COG0598;~Mycobacterium tuberculosis CorA-like subfamily; cd12830;~basic sphincter;~hydrophobic gate;~identified by MetaGeneAnnotator; putative;~ion transport protein [Streptomyces cattleya NRRL 8057= DSM46488];~metal binding site [ion binding];~oligomer interface [polypeptide binding];~periplasmic entrance;~putative Cl binding site [ion binding]), which translates into the protein MIVDSAIYRDGRRTSGPDDLSDALAEARATGHAFLWVGLHEPTHAEFAHVSEEFALHPLAVEDALKAHQRPKLEIYDDSLFMVLKPVVYDPASDQVSSGELMVFLGDSFVVTVRHGEGAPLTAVRQRLEAEPEVLRHGPTSVLYAISDAVVDHYIDVAGELQIDLEELEADVFAPSGGAPTGTAERIYTAKRQVLEFRRASGPLAGPVAKLATGSLPFVHDHAMPFFRDVQDHLLRANDQVEGLDRLLSDMLSAHLAQMGVRQNDDMRKISAWAAMAAVPTMVAGIYGMNFRHMPELDWVWSYPAVILLMAGIVTVLYRLFKRRGWM